One Oryza brachyantha chromosome 3, ObraRS2, whole genome shotgun sequence DNA segment encodes these proteins:
- the LOC102701705 gene encoding polygalacturonase isoform X2, whose amino-acid sequence MLVPVRPFLSFIISKSLAEGPAAESSGMDEPELSPGPPARVVDVDDYRESADAGDHTEAFLQAWKEACNSSDYPSVLLVPEGKTYLLMPVSFNGPCRATTITATIRGTLEAPSDRSVWLDRDLQEWITFDNIDHLRVLGGGTLNGNGHEWWINSCKTNKSMRCVTGPTALYFRRCTHLVVEGLQVRDSMQMHVVIAYSWRVLVSRLLVTAPGWSPNTDGIHVSNSREVLISGCIISTGDDCISIVTGSMFVRATGIFCGPGHGLSIGSLGANKSLAHVSDVLVEKATLVGTTNGVRIKTWQGGYGYAERITFQDISMHNVTNPVIIDQNYCDSKTPCHEQGSAVAINNIRYRNIRGTSSSKVAINFVCSNTVHCDGIVMQDVSLVGEGTYVSCSYMNARVVELGYNLPYCRAEM is encoded by the exons ATGCTAGTTCCTGTTCgtcccttcctctccttcaTTATCAGTAAATCACTGG CTGAAGGGCCAGCAGCAGAAAGTTCAGGCATGGACGAGCCGGAGCTCAGCCCTGGACCGCCGGCGAGggtcgtcgacgtcgacgactACAGAGAAAgtgccgacgccggcgaccacACGGAG GCGTTTCTCCAGGCCTGGAAGGAGGCCTGCAACTCCTCCGATTACCCATCCGTGCTCCTCGTGCCGGAGGGGAAGACCTACCTCCTGATGCCTGTGAGCTTCAATGGCCCCTGCAGAGCCACCACGATCACTGCAACG ATAAGGGGGACACTGGAGGCTCCATCGGATCGATCGGTTTGGCTCGATCGCGACCTGCAGGAATGGATCACGTTCGACAACATCGACCACCTCCGTGTCCTGGGCGGCGGCACGCTCAACGGGAACGGACACGAGTGGTGGATCAACTCTTGCAAGACCAACAAATCCATG AGATGCGTCACCGGGCCGACG GCGCTGTACTTCAGGAGGTGCACCCATCTGGTCGTGGAGGGCCTCCAGGTGAGGGACAGCATGCAGATGCACGTCGTGATCGCCTACTCCTGGAGAGTGCTGGTCTCGAGGCTGCTCGTCACCGCGCCAGGATGGAGCCCCAACACGGATGGCATCCACGTATCCAACAGCAGGGAAGTGCTGATCAGTGGCTGCATCATCAGCACGG GTGATGACTGCATATCAATTGTGACGGGCTCTATGTTTGTACGGGCAACCGGCATATTTTGTGGACCAGGCCATGGCTTAAG CATCGGTAGTCTAGGAGCAAACAAGTCATTGGCCCATGTTTCTGACGTGCTGGTGGAGAAAGCTACACTGGTGGGCACTACCAACGGTGTGCGGATCAAAACTTGGCAG GGAGGATATGGCTACGCAGAAAGGATTACTTTTCAGGATATATCAATGCACAACGTCACTAATCCAGTGATTATCGACCAGAATTACTGTGACTCCAAGACACCATGTCATGAACAG GGATCAGCTGTGGCCATAAATAACATACGGTACAGGAACATACGTGGAACTAGTTCTTCAAAAGTTGCCATCAATTTTGTCTGCAGCAACACTGTCCATTGTGATGGTATAGTGATGCAGGATGTTTCTTTGGTTGGAGAAGGAACCTACGTTTCATGTTCTTACATGAACGCTAGAGTAGTAGAGCTGGGGTATAACTTACCCTATTGTAGAGCTGAAATGTAG
- the LOC102701705 gene encoding polygalacturonase isoform X1, with protein MGPKELVHASISTIVIFLYMFSHTNSIEVFPVVDGTYPPEAEGPAAESSGMDEPELSPGPPARVVDVDDYRESADAGDHTEAFLQAWKEACNSSDYPSVLLVPEGKTYLLMPVSFNGPCRATTITATIRGTLEAPSDRSVWLDRDLQEWITFDNIDHLRVLGGGTLNGNGHEWWINSCKTNKSMRCVTGPTALYFRRCTHLVVEGLQVRDSMQMHVVIAYSWRVLVSRLLVTAPGWSPNTDGIHVSNSREVLISGCIISTGDDCISIVTGSMFVRATGIFCGPGHGLSIGSLGANKSLAHVSDVLVEKATLVGTTNGVRIKTWQGGYGYAERITFQDISMHNVTNPVIIDQNYCDSKTPCHEQGSAVAINNIRYRNIRGTSSSKVAINFVCSNTVHCDGIVMQDVSLVGEGTYVSCSYMNARVVELGYNLPYCRAEM; from the exons ATGGGCCCCAAGGAGCTTGTTCATGCCTCCATTTCTACCATAGTAATATTTCTTTACATGTTTAGTCACACCAATTCAATAGAAGTTTTCCCCGTAGTTGATGGCACGTACCCTCCTGAAGCTGAAGGGCCAGCAGCAGAAAGTTCAGGCATGGACGAGCCGGAGCTCAGCCCTGGACCGCCGGCGAGggtcgtcgacgtcgacgactACAGAGAAAgtgccgacgccggcgaccacACGGAG GCGTTTCTCCAGGCCTGGAAGGAGGCCTGCAACTCCTCCGATTACCCATCCGTGCTCCTCGTGCCGGAGGGGAAGACCTACCTCCTGATGCCTGTGAGCTTCAATGGCCCCTGCAGAGCCACCACGATCACTGCAACG ATAAGGGGGACACTGGAGGCTCCATCGGATCGATCGGTTTGGCTCGATCGCGACCTGCAGGAATGGATCACGTTCGACAACATCGACCACCTCCGTGTCCTGGGCGGCGGCACGCTCAACGGGAACGGACACGAGTGGTGGATCAACTCTTGCAAGACCAACAAATCCATG AGATGCGTCACCGGGCCGACG GCGCTGTACTTCAGGAGGTGCACCCATCTGGTCGTGGAGGGCCTCCAGGTGAGGGACAGCATGCAGATGCACGTCGTGATCGCCTACTCCTGGAGAGTGCTGGTCTCGAGGCTGCTCGTCACCGCGCCAGGATGGAGCCCCAACACGGATGGCATCCACGTATCCAACAGCAGGGAAGTGCTGATCAGTGGCTGCATCATCAGCACGG GTGATGACTGCATATCAATTGTGACGGGCTCTATGTTTGTACGGGCAACCGGCATATTTTGTGGACCAGGCCATGGCTTAAG CATCGGTAGTCTAGGAGCAAACAAGTCATTGGCCCATGTTTCTGACGTGCTGGTGGAGAAAGCTACACTGGTGGGCACTACCAACGGTGTGCGGATCAAAACTTGGCAG GGAGGATATGGCTACGCAGAAAGGATTACTTTTCAGGATATATCAATGCACAACGTCACTAATCCAGTGATTATCGACCAGAATTACTGTGACTCCAAGACACCATGTCATGAACAG GGATCAGCTGTGGCCATAAATAACATACGGTACAGGAACATACGTGGAACTAGTTCTTCAAAAGTTGCCATCAATTTTGTCTGCAGCAACACTGTCCATTGTGATGGTATAGTGATGCAGGATGTTTCTTTGGTTGGAGAAGGAACCTACGTTTCATGTTCTTACATGAACGCTAGAGTAGTAGAGCTGGGGTATAACTTACCCTATTGTAGAGCTGAAATGTAG
- the LOC102701986 gene encoding uncharacterized protein LOC102701986: MSARRAAKCHHAAETPPAPRILNLPRRPAGGRTTRSAGRAQQPRPAPAGPVNLGALFEMERRVRGLESAPASPPYSRAARSQEDAGEQEEKWRFQAEILRAECNFLRMEREVAMRKLDRHRGQMEAALKSAVETLVSGRKKIDGRGDVGVAAALDEGIEDLEEMMEDLRVEKESGRRAVSGRRELQRSNGRNFDRQASSLRRRLEKMPPADAEPCVKDIREIALPVATQSPPPPAEHSDDDDHSNSASLSDVEMLRMKMEGMSKGMRERMAEYSRRLESVAGDDGNNADDCHSRKCGSRHSRKASASSQRSWSGGSTTNAGASRDTTASHGRSHHNVAPEKHHHQHKSVSEECKLVGSGSCCDCREIVGKIMEQVRTESEQWTEMQDMLEQVRLEMQELQSSRDIWQRRAIASDISLRSLNSQVLEWKHRAQVSEEHVEELQKKISELESKLHTFKVHFPTPGGHQPNQEWSEACKMEKPRSKAQPHPRPSPHECGGKEKEKHVLICRVRHSPSVVTKRQPFQEIGNIGLPRHAAMKR, from the exons ATGtccgcgcggcgggcggccaAGTGCCACCACGCGGCGGAgactccgccggcgccgcggatCCTCAACCTgccgaggaggccggcgggcgGGAGGACGACACGGAGCGCCGGGCGCGCGCAGCAGCCACGGCCAGCGCCGGCGGGGCCGGTCAACCTCGGCGCGCTGTTCGAGATGGAGCGCCGGGTGCGCGGGCTGGAGtccgcgccggcgtcgccgccttACTCCAGGGCCGCGCGGTCGCAGGAGGACGCCGGGGAGCAGGAGGAGAAGTGGCGGTTCCAGGCCGAGATCCTCCGCGCCGAGTGCAACTTCCTCCGGATGGAGCGGGAGGTCGCGATGCGCAAGCTCGACCGCCACCGCGGCCAGATGGAGGCCGCGCTCAAGTCCGCCGTCGAAACACTCGTCTCG gggaggaagaagatcgaCGGGAGGGGTGACGTTGGCGTGGCGGCAGCGTTGGACGAGGGGATCGAGGACCTGGAAGAGATGATGGAGGATCTACGCGTGGAGAAGGAGAGCGGCAGGAGGGCAGTGAGCGGCAGGCGGGAGCTGCAGAGGAGCAACGGCAGGAACTTCGACCGGCAGGCGTCCTCGCTCCGCCGGCGCCTCGAGAAGATGCCACCAGCCGACGCCGAGCCCTGCGTCAAGGACATCCGCGAGATCGCGCTCCCCGTCGCAAcgcagtcgccgccgccacccgccgagcacagcgacgacgatgacCATTCCAACAGCGCCAGCCTCTCTGAT GTGGAGATGCTGAGGATGAAGATGGAGGGGATGTCGAAGGGGATGCGGGAAAGGATGGCGGAGTACAGTCGTCGGCTGGAatccgtcgccggcgacgacggcaacaACGCTGACGATTGCCACTCCAGGAAATGCGGCAGCCGTCACAGTCGAAAGGCGAGCGCGAGCAGCCAGAGGAGCTggagcggcggcagcaccACCAATGCGGGGGCGTCCCGCGACACCACCGCCTCGCACGGTCGCAGCCACCACAACGTGGCGCCGGAGAAGCATCATCACCAGcacaag AGTGTTTCTGAAGAGTGCAAATTGGTGGGTTCAGGAAGCTGCTGCGACTGCAGGGAGATCGTGGGGAAGATAATGGAGCAAGTAAGAACAGAATCAGAGCAATGGACTGAGATGCAAGACATGTTGGAGCAGGTCAGGTTAGAGATGCAAGAGCTGCAGTCTTCAAGGGATATATGGCAGCGTCGTGCTATTGCCTCTGATATCAGTCTACGCTCCTTAAATTCTCAA GTGCTGGAGTGGAAACATCGTGCGCAAGTCTCTGAAGAACACGTGGAAGAGCTGCAGAAGAAGATCTCGGAGCTGGAGAGCAAGCTGCACACCTTCAAGGTCCATTTCCCTACCCCAGGTGGTCATCAGCCTAACCAAGAATGGTCGGAGGCATGCAAGATGGAGAAGCCAAGAAGCAAGGCTCAGCCGCAcccgcggccgtcgccgcacgAGTGCGGCGGCAAGGAGAAAGAGAAGCACGTCCTCATCTGCCGCGTGAGGCACTCGCCCAGCGTGGTCACCAAGCGCCAGCCGTTCCAGGAGATCGGCAACATCGGCTTGCCACGGCATGCAGCGATGAAGCGTTGA
- the LOC107303832 gene encoding uncharacterized protein LOC107303832 has product MAASSLRLLAISTAAALPPKHSSRHRRRGERTGNMSRTKSSSSFRCQSRPPSEPPAGGGGGNKKAWWAAMAERVSGDVAKAGRAVQESLSPKQKGDWKDVTLMSFSFAVYVYISQKIVCTYCAWISMINH; this is encoded by the coding sequence ATGGCTGCTTCTTCCCTGCGCCTGCTCGCCatcagcaccgccgccgctctacCTCCCAAGCATAGcagccgccaccgtcgtcgagGAGAACGGACCGGCAACATGTCGAGGACGAAATCGTCGTCGTCCTTTCGCTGCCAAAGCCGTCCGCCGAGCGAGCcgccggcaggcggcggcggaggaaacAAGAAAGCTTGGTGGGCAGCCATGGCCGAGAGGGTGTCCGGCGACGTGGCGAAGGCCGGGAGGGCGGTGCAGGAGAGCCTGAGCCCCAAGCAGAAGGGGGACTGGAAGGACGTCACGCTCATGAGCTTCTCCTTCGCCGTCTACGTCTACATCTCACAGAAGATCGTGTGTACATATTGCGCCTGGATCTCCATGATCAATCACTAG